The following coding sequences lie in one Trueperaceae bacterium genomic window:
- a CDS encoding S-ribosylhomocysteine lyase has product MPGLSAPRLESFELDHDKVRAPYVRLAARYAGERGDVVTKFDLRLVQPNEAEVPTAALHTMEHLLAGYLRAALPGVVVVDASPMGCRTGFYLTVLGEPAETAVRDAFAAALSAVAGHTGEVPGCTRQRCGNWRDHSLPGAKAWAAGVLEREIVVQPTVPIGDGN; this is encoded by the coding sequence GTGCCAGGATTGAGCGCGCCGCGACTGGAGAGCTTCGAACTCGACCACGACAAGGTGAGGGCGCCGTACGTGCGCCTCGCCGCCCGTTACGCCGGCGAGCGGGGCGACGTCGTCACCAAGTTCGACCTGCGCCTCGTGCAGCCGAACGAGGCCGAGGTCCCCACCGCCGCCCTTCACACCATGGAGCACCTGCTCGCCGGCTACCTCCGCGCCGCCCTGCCGGGCGTAGTGGTGGTGGATGCCAGCCCGATGGGCTGCCGCACGGGCTTCTACCTGACCGTGCTCGGCGAACCCGCCGAGACCGCCGTGCGCGACGCCTTCGCGGCCGCACTGAGCGCCGTGGCTGGCCACACGGGCGAGGTCCCGGGGTGCACGCGGCAGCGCTGCGGCAACTGGCGCGACCACTCGCTGCCGGGCGCCAAGGCGTGGGCGGCCGGCGTGCTGGAGCGCGAGATCGTCGTGCAGCCGACCGTGCCCATCGGCGACGGGAACTGA